A stretch of Flavobacterium sp. N2270 DNA encodes these proteins:
- a CDS encoding GLPGLI family protein, which translates to MKKKIKIYQFCIVFLFVNMSYSQVEKYDVKFIYDTEIILENGDVLIEKMQLLYSPQKSVYVSPVKLILDSLKIEFRKQGDIYGYLEAKAKYPENRLQYVVFKEHKSYKYQLVGVDKTNIEINNETPQLEWQLQQKYDSILNYKTQLATAIYNNTEYEAWFTADIPINNGPYFYQGLPGLIVKIKNKKLNYNIQLVGIENKKGIMPEPLTEKIATIKFSQLYTTILGSHRSLIKWAGVDNESEKKIIEAGENKVEKKYLFEF; encoded by the coding sequence ATGAAAAAAAAAATTAAAATTTATCAATTTTGTATTGTTTTTTTATTTGTTAACATGTCTTATAGTCAAGTAGAGAAATACGATGTAAAGTTTATTTACGATACCGAAATAATTTTAGAAAACGGAGATGTGCTTATCGAAAAAATGCAACTGCTTTATAGTCCCCAAAAAAGTGTTTATGTAAGCCCTGTAAAATTAATTTTAGATTCTTTAAAAATAGAATTTCGTAAACAAGGCGATATATATGGCTATTTAGAAGCAAAGGCAAAATATCCAGAAAACAGATTGCAATATGTTGTTTTTAAAGAACATAAATCATATAAATATCAATTAGTTGGTGTTGATAAAACTAATATTGAAATAAATAATGAAACACCTCAATTAGAGTGGCAGTTGCAACAAAAATATGATTCTATATTAAACTATAAAACACAACTTGCTACTGCAATATATAATAATACTGAATATGAGGCTTGGTTTACGGCAGATATACCTATAAATAATGGGCCATATTTTTACCAAGGCTTACCAGGATTAATTGTAAAAATAAAAAATAAAAAACTAAATTATAACATACAACTTGTTGGGATAGAAAATAAAAAAGGTATTATGCCAGAACCATTAACTGAAAAAATAGCAACTATAAAGTTTAGCCAATTATACACTACAATACTTGGGTCTCATAGAAGTTTAATAAAATGGGCTGGAGTTGATAACGAAAGTGAAAAAAAGATTATTGAAGCAGGTGAAAATAAAGTTGAAAAAAAGTATTTATTTGAATTTTAA
- a CDS encoding helix-turn-helix domain-containing protein encodes MISISKLRQLRKSKGYSQEELADLLCISQSAARIENGKSKSVFNYIAKIGVIFNISPTELLETSELNENRMLFDQLKEKNMLIELLQNRIANLETTINLLQEITIPS; translated from the coding sequence ATGATTTCAATTTCAAAACTACGCCAACTACGAAAATCGAAGGGATACTCGCAAGAAGAACTCGCCGATTTATTATGTATTTCACAATCGGCTGCGCGTATAGAAAATGGAAAAAGCAAAAGCGTTTTTAACTATATAGCAAAAATAGGTGTTATTTTTAATATTTCTCCTACAGAATTATTAGAAACTAGCGAGCTAAATGAAAATAGAATGCTCTTTGATCAATTAAAAGAAAAAAATATGCTCATTGAATTATTGCAAAATAGAATTGCAAATTTAGAAACTACAATTAATTTACTTCAAGAGATTACTATTCCATCTTAA
- a CDS encoding lipoprotein signal peptidase, producing the protein MSLKRAYLLVVLVLLIDQISKIYIKTHFFIGESINVLGLDWFRIHFIENEGMAWGAVIPGEYGKLILTVFRIGAVFGIGWWLWDSVIKKQSTFLIVAIALILAGAVGNILDSVFYGVIFNDSYHQVATAFSSEPYGTWFHGEVVDMFYFPIWDGVLPSWIPVWGGNHFTFFNAIFNVADIAISTGVGILIVFNKKAFGSSEIKME; encoded by the coding sequence ATGTCTTTAAAAAGAGCTTATTTATTAGTTGTTCTTGTATTGTTAATAGATCAAATATCAAAGATTTATATTAAAACCCATTTTTTTATTGGAGAATCTATCAATGTTTTAGGATTAGATTGGTTTCGTATTCATTTTATTGAAAATGAAGGAATGGCTTGGGGAGCTGTTATTCCTGGAGAATATGGTAAATTAATCTTAACTGTTTTTAGAATAGGCGCAGTATTTGGTATTGGCTGGTGGCTTTGGGATTCTGTTATAAAAAAGCAATCTACTTTTTTAATTGTAGCTATTGCATTAATTCTTGCAGGCGCTGTAGGTAATATTCTTGACTCTGTATTTTATGGTGTAATTTTTAACGACAGTTATCACCAAGTGGCAACAGCTTTTTCAAGCGAGCCTTACGGAACTTGGTTTCATGGAGAAGTAGTTGATATGTTCTATTTTCCTATTTGGGACGGTGTTTTACCTTCTTGGATTCCTGTTTGGGGCGGAAATCACTTTACATTTTTTAACGCTATTTTTAACGTTGCAGACATTGCTATTTCTACAGGTGTTGGAATTCTAATTGTGTTCAATAAAAAAGCGTTTGGAAGTTCTGAAATTAAGATGGAATAG
- a CDS encoding TraR/DksA family transcriptional regulator: MVEEKLRYSDAELAEFKALLLDKIEKANADLALIKSAYMNNSNNGTDDTSPTFKAFEEGSETMSKEANSQLAIRQEKFLRDLKNAVVRVENKTYGICKVTGKLIAKERLKVVPHATMSIEAKNLQR, encoded by the coding sequence ATGGTAGAGGAAAAATTAAGATATTCTGATGCAGAATTAGCAGAGTTCAAGGCTTTACTACTTGACAAAATTGAAAAAGCAAATGCTGATTTAGCGCTTATTAAAAGTGCATATATGAACAATTCAAATAATGGAACCGATGACACATCACCTACATTTAAAGCATTTGAAGAAGGAAGTGAAACAATGTCTAAAGAAGCAAATTCACAATTAGCTATTCGTCAAGAAAAATTCCTTAGAGATTTAAAAAATGCTGTGGTTCGTGTTGAAAATAAAACGTATGGTATTTGTAAAGTAACGGGTAAATTAATTGCTAAAGAACGTTTAAAAGTTGTTCCTCATGCAACTATGAGTATAGAGGCAAAGAACTTGCAACGTTAA
- the ileS gene encoding isoleucine--tRNA ligase: MSTKFTEYKGLNLPTVASEVLDFWKKQNIFEQSVTSREGATPFVFFEGPPSANGLPGIHHVMARAIKDIFCRYKTQKGFQVKRKAGWDTHGLPVELGTEKELGITKEDIGTKITVAEYNEACKKTVMRYTDVWNDLTEKMGYWVDMEDPYVTYKSKYMETVWWLLKEIYKKDLIYKGYTIQPYSPKAGTGLSSHEVNQPGSYRDVTDTTIVAQFKAIESTLPSFLKGFGTVYFMAWTTTPWTLPSNTALTVGPKIDYVLVKTFNQYTFEPINVVLAKNLVGKQFGKGFFATEETTDFENYKAGDKKIPYQIIAEGKGADLVGIRYEQLMKLALPNDNPENAFRVISGDFVTTEDGTGIVHTAPTFGADDAKVAKEATPEVPPMLVKDVNDNLVPLVDLQGRFIQGLGDYSGKYVKNEYYNDGEAPERSVDVEIAIQLKEENKAFKVEKYVHSYPHCWRTDKPILYYPLDSWFVKVTEVKERMFDLNETINWKPKATGEGRFGNWLKNANDWNLSRSRYWGIPLPIWRTEDGAEEMIVGSVEELYNEIEKSIAAGFQKENPFKGFEIGNMSEANYDLVDLHKNVVDAIVLVSPSGKPMQRESDLIDVWFDSGSMPYAQWHYPFENKEKIDENQDFPADFIAEGVDQTRGWFYTLHAIGTLVFDKVAYKNVVSNGLVLDKNGQKMSKRLGNAVDPFETLSEYGADATRWYMISNANPWDNLKFDLEGIAEVRRKFFGTLYNTYSFFSLYANIDGFTYAEAEIPLEERPEIDRWILSELHTLIKDVDAFYAEYEPTKATRAISDFVQENLSNWYVRLCRRRFWKGEYAQDKIAAYQTLYTCLLTVAKLSAPVAPFFMDRLYRDLTQATGSENFESVHLANFPVSVENFVDKSLESRMMKAQTVSSLVLSLRKKEMIKVRQPLQKVMIPVLDENQRAEIEAVSDLIKAEVNVKEVVLMDDASGVLVKQIKPNFKALGPRFGKDMGLISKEIQNFSQDQINQIEKDGNLEIVVSGKNINLTSEDVEILSQDIPGWLVANANGITVALDITITDELRNEGIARELVNRIQNIRKDSGFEVTDKIIVHIQNNEEIEQAVAANLSYIKSETLTNELLFKENLENGTEIEFDDLKTLILISK; this comes from the coding sequence ATGAGTACAAAATTCACTGAATACAAAGGACTTAATTTGCCAACTGTGGCATCTGAAGTGCTTGATTTTTGGAAAAAACAAAATATATTTGAACAAAGTGTAACTTCTCGTGAAGGAGCAACACCTTTTGTGTTTTTTGAAGGGCCACCTTCTGCAAACGGATTACCTGGAATTCACCACGTAATGGCGCGTGCTATTAAAGATATTTTTTGTCGTTATAAAACTCAAAAAGGTTTTCAAGTTAAGCGTAAAGCAGGTTGGGATACTCATGGTTTACCAGTTGAATTAGGTACTGAAAAAGAATTAGGAATTACCAAAGAAGACATTGGTACAAAAATCACCGTTGCAGAATATAACGAAGCGTGTAAAAAAACCGTTATGCGTTATACAGATGTTTGGAACGATTTGACCGAAAAAATGGGTTATTGGGTAGATATGGAAGATCCGTATGTTACTTACAAATCAAAATACATGGAAACGGTTTGGTGGTTGTTGAAAGAAATCTATAAAAAAGATTTAATTTATAAAGGATACACAATCCAACCTTATTCTCCAAAAGCAGGAACAGGTTTATCTTCTCACGAAGTTAATCAACCAGGTTCTTATAGAGATGTTACCGATACTACAATTGTAGCACAATTTAAGGCTATCGAAAGTACATTGCCGAGTTTTCTTAAAGGTTTTGGAACAGTATACTTCATGGCTTGGACAACAACCCCTTGGACCTTGCCAAGTAATACAGCTTTAACAGTTGGACCAAAAATCGATTATGTTTTAGTAAAAACATTCAATCAATACACTTTTGAACCTATCAATGTTGTTTTGGCTAAAAATTTAGTTGGAAAGCAATTTGGAAAAGGATTTTTTGCAACTGAAGAAACTACCGATTTCGAAAATTATAAAGCAGGAGATAAAAAAATACCATACCAAATTATAGCCGAAGGAAAAGGAGCAGATTTAGTTGGAATTCGTTACGAACAACTAATGAAATTAGCCTTACCAAATGACAATCCAGAAAATGCATTTAGAGTAATTTCGGGAGATTTTGTTACCACGGAAGATGGAACAGGAATCGTTCACACAGCGCCAACATTTGGAGCAGATGATGCTAAAGTGGCTAAAGAAGCTACACCAGAAGTGCCGCCAATGCTTGTGAAAGATGTTAATGATAATTTAGTGCCTTTAGTAGATTTACAAGGAAGATTTATTCAAGGTTTAGGTGATTATTCTGGGAAGTACGTTAAAAACGAATATTATAACGACGGTGAAGCGCCTGAGCGTTCTGTTGATGTAGAAATAGCTATTCAATTAAAAGAAGAAAATAAAGCCTTTAAGGTTGAAAAATATGTGCACAGTTATCCACATTGTTGGAGAACTGACAAACCTATTTTATATTATCCGTTAGACTCTTGGTTTGTTAAAGTAACCGAAGTAAAAGAACGTATGTTCGACCTTAACGAAACTATCAACTGGAAGCCAAAAGCTACAGGAGAAGGACGTTTTGGAAATTGGTTAAAGAATGCTAACGATTGGAATTTATCTCGTTCAAGATATTGGGGAATTCCATTACCAATTTGGAGAACTGAAGATGGAGCAGAAGAAATGATTGTTGGTTCTGTTGAAGAATTATACAACGAAATCGAAAAATCAATTGCTGCTGGTTTCCAAAAAGAAAATCCGTTTAAAGGATTCGAAATTGGAAACATGTCTGAAGCAAATTATGATTTGGTTGATTTACATAAAAATGTAGTCGATGCAATTGTATTAGTTTCACCTTCAGGTAAACCAATGCAAAGAGAAAGTGATTTAATTGATGTTTGGTTCGATTCGGGTTCTATGCCTTATGCACAATGGCATTATCCTTTTGAAAATAAAGAAAAAATTGATGAAAATCAAGATTTTCCAGCCGATTTTATTGCAGAAGGAGTAGATCAAACACGTGGATGGTTTTATACGTTACACGCTATTGGAACTTTGGTTTTTGATAAAGTTGCGTATAAAAATGTCGTTTCAAACGGATTAGTTCTTGACAAAAACGGACAGAAAATGTCGAAACGTTTAGGGAACGCTGTTGATCCTTTTGAAACACTTTCAGAATATGGTGCCGATGCAACGCGTTGGTATATGATTTCTAATGCAAATCCTTGGGATAACTTAAAGTTTGATCTTGAGGGAATTGCTGAAGTTCGTCGTAAATTCTTTGGAACACTTTATAACACCTATTCGTTCTTTTCATTATATGCAAATATTGATGGGTTTACCTATGCTGAAGCAGAAATTCCATTAGAGGAAAGACCAGAAATTGACCGTTGGATTTTATCAGAATTACATACATTAATTAAAGACGTTGATGCTTTTTACGCAGAATATGAACCTACAAAAGCAACAAGAGCTATTTCAGATTTCGTACAAGAAAACTTAAGTAACTGGTATGTTCGTTTATGCAGAAGACGTTTCTGGAAAGGTGAATACGCACAAGATAAAATTGCTGCTTACCAAACGCTTTACACGTGTTTACTTACTGTGGCTAAGCTTTCTGCTCCGGTTGCACCTTTCTTTATGGACAGGTTATATCGCGATTTAACACAAGCAACGGGTTCTGAAAACTTTGAAAGTGTACACTTAGCAAACTTTCCGGTTTCGGTTGAAAACTTTGTTGATAAATCATTGGAAAGTAGAATGATGAAAGCACAAACGGTTTCTTCATTGGTTTTATCATTGCGTAAAAAGGAAATGATTAAAGTGCGTCAGCCTTTACAAAAGGTAATGATTCCGGTACTTGACGAAAATCAACGTGCTGAAATTGAGGCGGTTTCTGATCTTATAAAAGCAGAAGTAAACGTGAAAGAGGTGGTTTTAATGGACGACGCTTCTGGTGTTTTAGTGAAACAAATTAAACCTAATTTTAAAGCACTTGGACCTCGTTTTGGAAAAGATATGGGTCTGATTTCTAAAGAGATACAAAACTTTAGTCAAGATCAAATTAATCAAATTGAGAAGGATGGAAATCTTGAAATTGTTGTTTCAGGAAAAAATATTAATTTAACATCCGAAGATGTAGAGATTCTATCACAGGATATTCCGGGTTGGTTAGTAGCTAATGCAAACGGAATTACAGTTGCTCTTGATATTACAATTACTGATGAGTTGCGCAATGAGGGTATTGCAAGAGAGCTGGTAAATAGGATTCAAAATATTCGTAAAGATTCTGGTTTTGAAGTAACGGATAAAATTATTGTTCATATTCAAAATAATGAAGAAATTGAACAAGCTGTAGCAGCAAATTTGAGTTATATTAAATCGGAAACCTTAACGAACGAGCTACTTTTTAAAGAAAATTTAGAAAATGGTACGGAAATTGAGTTTGATGACTTGAAAACATTAATATTGATTTCGAAATAA
- the recO gene encoding DNA repair protein RecO, translating into MQIKTKAIVISTLKYQEKSLIVKCFTQSNGIKSYFVNNAFTGKNNKQKIAFFQPLMQLEIEATNKNKGTLERFKDIKIANPYQTIGYDIYKTTIVLFLSEFLNHAIKEEEPNEPLFEYLETALLWLDNHDEISNFHLIVLIQITKYLGFYPENPSDEINYFDQLEGVFNASPSSNSLSIDETILLKRLLALKLDNTENYFSAHQRQILLKVIINFFTLNVDGFKTPKSVEVFKEVFN; encoded by the coding sequence ATGCAAATTAAAACCAAAGCTATTGTAATTTCTACTTTAAAATACCAAGAGAAAAGCCTTATTGTTAAGTGTTTCACTCAAAGTAATGGAATAAAGTCTTATTTTGTAAATAACGCTTTTACAGGAAAAAACAACAAACAAAAAATTGCTTTTTTTCAACCTTTAATGCAACTTGAAATTGAGGCTACAAATAAAAATAAAGGAACTTTAGAGCGCTTTAAAGATATTAAAATAGCAAACCCTTATCAAACTATAGGTTACGACATTTATAAAACCACAATTGTTTTGTTCTTGTCGGAATTTTTAAACCACGCAATAAAAGAAGAAGAACCAAATGAACCGCTTTTTGAATATCTAGAAACCGCTTTATTATGGCTTGATAATCATGATGAAATTTCAAATTTTCATCTAATTGTTTTAATTCAAATTACAAAATATTTGGGTTTTTATCCAGAAAATCCTTCAGATGAAATTAATTATTTCGATCAATTAGAAGGAGTTTTTAATGCTTCACCTTCATCAAATAGTTTGTCGATTGATGAAACGATTTTGCTAAAAAGGCTCTTGGCTTTAAAGCTTGATAATACAGAAAATTATTTTTCGGCTCATCAAAGACAAATTCTTCTAAAAGTCATCATCAATTTTTTTACATTAAATGTCGATGGTTTTAAAACGCCAAAATCGGTAGAAGTTTTTAAAGAGGTTTTTAATTAG
- a CDS encoding two-component regulator propeller domain-containing protein: MKFKIAFLFIICSHFVFPQQNQLWKSYYSYNEIVDVEGGLNAVFAATTNSIFYKDLNLNDLNIYNSINGFKPESITAIHHSDAFNKTIAGSSNGQLVIVNEDGSVTTKVDIIEEVPVAPNIKRINDLYEYNGKLYISCDYGVSVLNLSNLEFESTYFIGPAGEEVKVLQTTVLNDEIYAVTTLYGIRKASLNNPFIYDFSQWQTFDAGYWFGIVTFNNTIVAMNTNSKTYRYTGATFVEVLSQAQSGLKIKTNSSEVIITTRNNIYVIDEVYSLAAHITNIPSYTVNFTAATVVGNQIFIGTESNGLFSTLLSNPTTFESMSPNGPVRNYIFRVKKAQNYLWAVYGDYSRLYNPYPLDSFGISKYSEDLGWELIPYDDLFEAKSISDLAINPNNNNEIYASSFFSGLLKVNDDGVTLYNSVNTAPNGLESLTLSPPNPSYIDVRINSPAFDKDGNLWVTNAAVTKPLKVLRTNGQWQSYDMSAVLPTISNGRYAPIAIDKNRTKWVPTINDGLLVFNDTYNNKTAVINVENGNLPDNDVRCVAIDNRNQLWIGTFKGLRILSSVDRFVSDTEFTTTSIIIQEGDLAQELFYQQTILDIVVDGANNKWVSIADGGVFLVSSNGQETIYQFTKSNSPLPSNNVNDIEIDGVTGEVFFATDMGMVSFLGTSTKPSDDLADVFVYPNPVRPNYSGTIKIAGLTDQANIKITDIEGNLVHETTSSGGTIEWDQTAFGSHKVASGVYMVFISSEDGTDTTVKKVMVIR, encoded by the coding sequence ATGAAATTCAAAATAGCATTTCTTTTTATAATATGTAGTCATTTCGTTTTTCCACAACAAAACCAGTTGTGGAAAAGTTATTATTCCTATAATGAAATTGTTGATGTAGAAGGTGGTTTGAACGCCGTTTTTGCAGCTACTACAAATAGTATTTTTTATAAAGATTTAAATTTAAACGATCTAAATATTTATAATTCTATTAATGGATTTAAACCAGAATCTATTACCGCAATACATCATTCAGATGCCTTTAATAAAACGATAGCAGGAAGCAGTAATGGACAATTAGTTATTGTAAATGAAGATGGGAGTGTTACTACTAAGGTTGATATTATTGAAGAAGTTCCCGTAGCTCCAAATATTAAGAGAATTAATGATTTATATGAGTATAATGGCAAACTTTATATTTCATGTGATTATGGTGTTTCGGTGTTAAACCTTTCAAACTTAGAGTTTGAATCCACTTACTTTATTGGACCAGCAGGAGAAGAGGTAAAGGTTTTGCAAACTACAGTTTTAAATGATGAAATTTATGCTGTAACAACACTTTATGGAATTAGAAAAGCAAGCTTAAATAATCCTTTTATATACGATTTTTCTCAATGGCAAACGTTTGATGCAGGATATTGGTTCGGAATTGTAACCTTTAATAATACAATAGTTGCCATGAATACCAACTCTAAAACATACAGGTACACTGGAGCTACATTCGTAGAGGTTTTAAGTCAAGCTCAAAGCGGATTAAAAATTAAAACTAATTCTAGTGAAGTTATAATTACAACTAGAAATAATATTTATGTAATTGATGAGGTTTATTCTTTAGCAGCTCATATAACAAATATTCCTTCATATACTGTGAACTTTACAGCAGCAACAGTTGTAGGTAATCAAATTTTTATTGGAACAGAAAGCAATGGTTTGTTTTCTACATTACTATCAAATCCAACTACTTTTGAGAGTATGAGTCCAAACGGACCTGTTCGAAATTACATATTTAGAGTAAAAAAAGCTCAAAATTATCTTTGGGCAGTTTATGGAGATTACTCAAGACTTTATAATCCATATCCATTAGATAGTTTTGGAATCAGTAAATATTCTGAAGACTTGGGTTGGGAACTAATCCCATATGACGATTTATTTGAAGCAAAATCAATTTCAGATTTAGCGATAAACCCAAATAACAATAATGAAATTTATGCAAGTTCTTTTTTTTCGGGCTTGTTAAAAGTGAATGATGACGGAGTCACTTTATATAATAGTGTAAATACAGCTCCAAATGGTTTAGAGTCGTTAACATTATCGCCTCCAAATCCAAGTTATATTGATGTAAGAATTAACAGCCCCGCCTTTGATAAAGATGGGAATTTATGGGTAACCAACGCAGCAGTAACAAAGCCTTTAAAAGTATTAAGAACAAATGGCCAATGGCAATCTTATGATATGTCTGCAGTATTACCAACAATTTCTAATGGAAGATATGCTCCTATAGCAATTGACAAGAATAGAACGAAATGGGTTCCAACTATTAATGATGGTTTATTGGTGTTTAATGATACATATAACAACAAAACCGCTGTTATTAATGTAGAAAATGGAAATCTGCCCGATAACGATGTAAGATGTGTTGCAATTGACAATAGAAACCAACTTTGGATTGGGACATTTAAAGGATTAAGAATATTATCTAGTGTAGACAGGTTTGTTTCAGATACCGAATTTACCACGACATCAATTATTATTCAAGAAGGAGATTTGGCTCAAGAATTATTCTACCAGCAAACAATTTTAGATATTGTGGTTGATGGTGCCAATAATAAATGGGTTTCAATTGCTGATGGTGGAGTTTTCTTGGTTTCATCAAATGGACAAGAAACCATTTATCAATTTACAAAATCAAACTCACCTTTGCCAAGCAACAATGTTAACGATATTGAAATAGATGGTGTAACGGGTGAAGTCTTTTTTGCTACCGATATGGGAATGGTTTCTTTTTTAGGGACTTCTACAAAACCTAGCGACGATTTGGCTGATGTTTTTGTATATCCAAACCCAGTGCGTCCAAATTATTCGGGCACAATTAAAATAGCAGGGTTAACTGATCAAGCAAATATAAAAATCACTGATATTGAAGGAAATTTGGTTCATGAAACCACCTCTTCAGGGGGAACAATAGAGTGGGATCAAACTGCCTTCGGAAGTCATAAAGTTGCATCAGGAGTATATATGGTTTTTATATCTTCTGAGGATGGAACAGACACAACTGTTAAGAAAGTAATGGTTATTCGATAA
- the gdhA gene encoding NADP-specific glutamate dehydrogenase, translating to MKESVSSFIEAVAKRNPNEPEFMQAVKEVAETVIPFIEENKKYQNKMLLERMVESERVIMFRVVWQDDAGKTQVNRGYRIQMNSAIGPYKGGIRFHPSVNLSILKFLAFEQTFKNSLTTLPMGGGKGGADFDPKGKSENEIMRFCQAFMTELSKHIGADTDVPAGDIGVGGREVGFMFGQYKRLRNEFTGVLTGKGPSFGGSLMRPEATGYGDVYFAQSMLATKGQSFSGKTVVVSGSGNVAQYAIEKVIELGGKPVTASDSSGYIYDADGFDAEKLAHIMQIKNVDFARISEYVKKYPNAKFVEGKRPWEVKCDVALPCATQNELNEEEAKALVANGCICVAEGANMPSTPEAIEVFQKAKILFAPGKASNAGGVATSGLEMSQNSLRLGWTSEEVDEKLKSIMANIHEACVKYGKDSDGYVDYVKGANIAGFVKVADAMLGQGVV from the coding sequence ATGAAAGAAAGCGTATCATCTTTTATTGAAGCAGTAGCTAAAAGAAATCCAAATGAGCCTGAATTTATGCAGGCGGTTAAAGAAGTAGCTGAAACAGTTATTCCTTTTATTGAAGAAAATAAAAAATACCAAAACAAAATGCTTTTGGAAAGAATGGTTGAGTCTGAGCGTGTAATTATGTTTAGAGTTGTATGGCAAGATGATGCTGGAAAAACTCAAGTAAACAGAGGTTATCGTATTCAAATGAATTCAGCTATTGGGCCTTATAAAGGAGGTATTCGTTTTCATCCATCTGTTAATTTAAGTATTTTAAAGTTTTTAGCTTTTGAGCAAACGTTTAAAAATAGTTTAACAACATTGCCTATGGGTGGTGGAAAAGGTGGAGCTGATTTTGATCCTAAAGGAAAATCAGAAAACGAAATTATGCGTTTCTGTCAAGCATTCATGACAGAATTATCAAAACACATTGGAGCTGATACAGATGTACCTGCTGGAGATATTGGTGTAGGTGGAAGAGAAGTAGGATTCATGTTTGGTCAGTACAAAAGATTAAGAAACGAATTCACAGGAGTTTTAACAGGAAAAGGACCTTCTTTTGGAGGATCATTAATGCGTCCTGAAGCAACAGGTTATGGAGATGTTTATTTTGCACAAAGTATGCTTGCAACTAAAGGTCAAAGTTTTTCTGGTAAAACAGTTGTAGTTTCTGGTTCAGGAAATGTAGCTCAATATGCTATTGAAAAAGTAATTGAACTAGGTGGAAAACCTGTTACAGCTTCTGATTCTTCAGGATATATTTATGATGCGGATGGATTTGATGCTGAGAAATTAGCACACATTATGCAAATTAAAAATGTAGATTTCGCAAGAATTTCAGAATATGTAAAAAAATATCCAAACGCAAAATTTGTTGAAGGAAAACGTCCATGGGAAGTAAAATGCGATGTTGCATTACCTTGTGCTACTCAAAATGAATTAAATGAAGAAGAAGCAAAAGCATTAGTAGCAAACGGATGTATTTGTGTTGCTGAAGGTGCAAACATGCCTTCAACTCCAGAGGCAATTGAAGTATTCCAAAAAGCAAAAATATTATTTGCTCCAGGAAAAGCATCTAACGCAGGAGGTGTTGCAACTTCTGGTTTAGAAATGTCTCAAAATTCACTACGTTTAGGATGGACAAGTGAAGAGGTTGATGAGAAATTAAAAAGTATTATGGCAAATATACACGAGGCTTGTGTAAAATATGGTAAAGATTCAGATGGTTATGTTGACTATGTGAAAGGAGCTAATATTGCAGGTTTTGTTAAAGTAGCTGACGCTATGCTTGGTCAAGGTGTAGTATAA
- a CDS encoding THC0290_0291 family protein, which translates to MTKKIKHFVFLLLLSPLFSNAQFGFSHEIGAFVGGVAFQSDFGVRHDMKTNAGNTGFGIGLVHYMNFAYRAECNCYTPETYFNDHFKLRSELSYNSTKLEHFGEWAEKNSIWGNQLKAMKGEAKVTDIGMQLEYFPLSIREFTATDGAFAPFIALGAHYSFFQNNTYSELGPLGTPITTYPDYLPDGYSSEGGSTFSVVSSIGSRYKLTELSDLFIELRWQYYFSDWVDGLRKDPDLYSENKANDWNLWLHVGYIYYLD; encoded by the coding sequence ATGACTAAAAAAATTAAACACTTCGTTTTTTTACTATTATTATCACCATTATTTTCGAATGCTCAATTTGGTTTTTCTCACGAAATAGGAGCATTTGTTGGTGGTGTAGCATTCCAATCTGACTTTGGAGTACGTCATGATATGAAAACAAATGCTGGTAATACCGGTTTTGGTATTGGATTAGTACATTATATGAACTTTGCATACAGAGCAGAGTGTAATTGTTATACTCCAGAAACTTATTTTAATGATCATTTTAAATTGCGTTCTGAGCTATCTTATAATAGTACAAAATTAGAGCATTTTGGAGAATGGGCTGAAAAAAACTCTATTTGGGGTAACCAATTAAAAGCCATGAAAGGTGAAGCTAAAGTTACTGATATAGGAATGCAGTTAGAGTACTTTCCATTAAGCATTAGAGAGTTTACAGCTACAGATGGTGCTTTTGCTCCATTTATTGCATTAGGTGCACATTATAGTTTTTTCCAAAATAATACATATTCAGAGTTAGGCCCCTTAGGAACACCTATTACAACTTATCCTGATTATCTGCCAGATGGTTATTCTTCTGAAGGAGGTAGCACTTTCTCGGTTGTTTCGAGTATTGGTTCTCGTTATAAATTAACAGAATTATCAGATCTATTTATTGAGTTAAGATGGCAATACTATTTTTCTGACTGGGTTGATGGATTAAGAAAAGATCCTGACTTATATTCAGAAAATAAAGCAAACGACTGGAACTTATGGCTTCATGTTGGATACATCTATTATTTAGATTAA